The window ATCTATTCAATGTTAAATGCGATTTTCAGGTTAACCCCCACAGTTTTCGCGGTGGTACTCTTCCACGCGACCTTACTGCGCCATCTAGGCAGCGGACCAAACTGGCACCAATTCGTAACGGCAGAATTCCTAAAATGTCGCAAAAACGGCTGGTTAAACATACTTTACATTAACAACTGGGTGGACCCACAAAATATGGTTTGGTTTTTACGCTGTTCTTATTGAGTTTTTGCCTAAACAATTAACCTTCCAGTGCCTACCGGTAACGTGGTATTTGGCTTTGGACACTCAGTACTTCTTGGCAACACTGTTCTTCTTATGGTTTATCAAAAGTTACGAAAAGTACGCGTGGTACATCATAGGGAGCGCCGTGGCTTGTAACGTTATCGGAACGTTTATTCATAactattattatgattttaccGCCTTGGTTTTGCCTACACCAGAGTAAGTGAAATTGAAAGGAATAAATTTGAGTAAACTGAtgtgtatttttgtattttagagCCTACTTTGGTATTAAAGACCTCTTCACCAATGTCCAGTTTCATACGCAGATGTGTAGTTTAATTGGTAACACCGGAGCACCATTGATGGGCATCGCTTTTGGGTATTATTACCATAAGAACAAGCATGTGCGTTACTATACCACCAAAGTAAGTTTTAAGTGTTTGAGGATGGCTTTAAGTAAACCAaaactttctttaaaataacaataaacccTTTGATATGCTACTTTTTACTAACTGAAACGATGGTCTAGTCAGTTTTTTTATAGCGTTAATCCCTGGTTTGTGAACAATAAAAGATGCAGAATGCAgcataaaagataaatgtttgtaaaataataaataatcaaaaaaatcactgtaattgttaaaaattttgttacaccttcaaacttggtgtaaaaattaaagataataaaatacacgatatatctcagagacacgcGTTTTTTTCAGGGGATAAAGGGGATAAAGGggttttacaaataaaatttttcatttaatgtactttcttatgaaatcatttttaattgtgttccaggcatttaaaatactttttaaagattttaacgtattttttaTTAGAGCGAAGCTCTAATGGAGGGGCTATCCCGCAGgggagttttcgcacaaaattCGGACCCGTCggataaaaatgtttataacttTAATCGTGTTTGGGGTAGAGAAATAGTGTTTAACTTTTTACAATCTAGAAATATGAGGCTACAATctgattattaacaaattttgatttgttgtttttgtttagGAGTAGGATGcctttaaagtgaaaaaatgttttctctTCAATGTTGGTCAAGGGGAGTCGATAAAGGTCGTAGtggtttttttgaatttaataaatttaacggATCGATTACAGCTCATATGGACCTTATCCCTATAATTTTTGGTTATTTTCAAAATacgggaaatatttttttttaacgtccaAAGTTTCAGACTTGTGTGATTAACGGTATCTTTCCTGAAATAATGACTCACAGAAGATATGTCCGCCTCATCGagaactacaatttttattaagggtttttaaagaaaaaatgtttttttctgaaagaaaaatcaaaaaaacctaaaaaaaatattttttttagttttttctgtgtaaaatttttctgagccaaaatttaaaaaaaaaatcatttggattaattaaacctCCATTCTTTCCGAATAAAACGGCGTATTAAGTTTACTGCTATCACTTATACAGGATGAGCGCTGTTCAGTCGAAAATACCGTTTTTCACACTTCTTTTTCCAgtgttaataactttttagtggcgccACCTAGAGCCTAATGACTTATAGACGGTTTAAAGCCTGTAATAAGGAGATTCTTTTCCAATATCAACAGTACTtctaagtaaaaccgtttttgacttatgaattttataacatttttttactttggaaATTAGTTATGCGCACCCTGTATGTGATAGATGAACCAAAACCAATCGAGCCAatgcgccattcattttactacaacatactaaaatttcatttgttcGCTATTCTTACAAGTACcctaaaagtgatttttttccaaaaaagtaccaagtgcgaaaaatcgctaaaaatcACCCTGCACACTGGGATATTCTCAAAGCAATCCACGGCCGCGTttccatggcaacgaaaacggTGATTTTCGCCGAAAAAAGCCCCTTTTTATAGTCgaaattaaactattaaaacCGATtagaatcggtccagaattgatgttaatctgttcctgaggctttatactatttttccatgtacaaatcataaggtaaaaacctttttttataccctaaaacaacgtgtgaaaatggtcgattttgacgtctacgcgcgattttaatgccgacttttacgacggttttgacaacatggcgtcaacgtgtatgaatcggctcggacttgcttcctaattttattgataaaatgcttaaaatagctcaaaaCTGGCAAAAATTGGTATGGAaatattcaagagactctggacaatccgaatatgtgcatatcttttaccaaatcatCTTCTTTCAGTCGTGATAATTGGGCAAAGTTTTGACGTTTTATAATTTGCCGTGTGTTATCATAATATTGACGCGACACAGTggtctatacaaggcattttgctagacaaaaattacaatacagtGGGTTCTAATGATAAAAAAGAATCTAATTGGGATTTAACAAGTGTATTATTACTTTATGTgagattatttatatttttttgttatttgtccgatttgaatgaaatttattaatttttagcaaatttttaaaatattgcgttTTAAGGTCCGATGATTGTAAtatgggtccgatttgattgaaactTTGAATTTGAAGTTTATGTGACAAACTATTATtgatttgttataaattttaaaaaaaatcaaggttaagttttgaaaaattgtacataAGCCTTTAAGTGCTCCAGTCCTATTATGTATTAAAGCATTCTTAAATTAGAGCGGAACTCTtatcacatcatggttctctaaagcatgataccccaaaaaccgtaaACTCAAAACTTgaatagtattttaaaaaatttctactgATCAAAATCAAGGAAAATTTCTGctggtcccaactgatcaaCTCGTACttgtctttaatattttatagccGTTCTAGGTCGTTTAGGACACTTTAAAGTTATGAAAGAATTATTTGAGGCCCAATCTAAATTATTAGATCTATTACCTATTATTTAATCAATCCATAGGATATCCATTATTAATCCTTGAACATTTCGACTTAGTTGGACCAGTACTGTATGTATTGTCCACTGGAAGATGTGTGCTATGTGGGTAAAACCTTAGACATGCAGGTACTCCTTTCCAGCGATTTTTTCGAACTAGAACGCTGGCATAATCAGTTTTTTACTATCGTTTAATCTGAtcttgaaaaaacaattttttaaaaaatttcaggcACGAATAGCAGTTTGGTGGTTAAGTACCTTCGTATTGGGATTCGGCCTGGTCCTAATTCCtggatttattatattaaatgattCGGTGGAACACGACAGATTTTGGGCTTCGGTTTACGTGGGTTTATCCAGGGCCGTATTCGGATTTGTCATTGGCACCGGTCTGATCGGATTCACCGAGGGGATCGGATGTAAGTAATCACggaagatttaataaaatttcattaaaaaaaaaatccagggtTGGCTCTGCGGGTGGTTCAGTGGGGTCCCACCTACGTACTGGGGCGTCTCAGTTTCAGCGCTTACTTGATTCACATGTCGATTGTCTTAATCAGACCGTCCTTGGCCAGGTTCCCTATACATCTGTCCGATTTCCAAGTGGTGAGTTGTATATGTATAGGCATTTTTATACAGCATGTTTTCTCGTTTTTCTATATTTCAGGTGTTGGGATTTTTTGGAGATTTGGCAATAGTGTACATCGCTTCCACGCTGCTCACTCTGTGCCTCGAGATGCCCATTTCCGAGCTGCAAAAGCAACTGTTGAACCCGAAAGGGCTCATGGACCAATCAGCGAAGGCGGATGAGAAAAAGGAggaaaaaaatgattaattttgtatttctttttaaataaatataaaaaattacatttagaaAATTACAGGCGTTTGTGTTGATCCATTACACCTCAATTGAAATTAACAAATTTCGTGAAAAGTCTTCACATTTCTCTTTGGTATTTGTTAAAACTTAAAGAAGTTAAAAACAGTAGTAATTTGATTTCTTAAGCAGCCAAGTCtaggcattaatatttaaaatgtaaattttcaaaatggcggacgGACTCGTGACGTCATTTTGATATTCAAGTAATTTACCAAAGacaaaatgtaatgtaatgttaTGTAAATTTGGGAATATTAAACCTTTCGTGCGATGTacttttttaatgtaacatAGACAGACCCGTGAGCGCCGAATTTCCGCAATACCGCTCTAGAAAGTTATATTGAAGGTATGTCGCTATGAGAcattaatgtaatattattgaacttattattaatttgtatattagAGCAATATGTCACGAATGCGTAACAACGTAACTCTTAGTGACTGAATTTAATAATAGACGAATGGTTGAATATGAatctatacaaaatatttaagctATTATAGGACACTAAACACACAAAGTGgcttatttaacttttttaataaagttctaACATGTaacaacaaaaattttgttattggGAAAGTAGCATTATTGTGATGGTTGCTCGGTATGTTTCAGCCACTGTGCCATATCAAAGTCTTTTCAGGAGTACTTAGTTGTATTAAAGTTGTATAGCTTAGttgtataaaatgtattaaaattagatgcacaattttctactaaaatgttttttcagtACTATAGCAATTAAACAAAGTAACACTCTTAGATATGagatattcaacaaaaaaagcCCAAAAATTTGgtatggcaaaaaaaaacaaaatggctaCATGTTAAGTACGAACATTATGGCAGTTAATTGTTTAAAAGCCGCCATATTGTTAGGCTCAGCACTCTGCAATATTGTAAGTACATAGCGATAATGATGTCATTTTACTATACACATCATATTCCAATAATTATTAAGAGCGAAGTAACTCTTATATTAGGACGTCCTTTTTTCGCTGAATTTCGGACCTCTTAATACCTAAATTTAGGTTCTCTATGgcgattttttttctggttttctgCGTTATACGTACGAAGGATAAGAGAATGTgctggcaaaaaaaaaatatccgctCCTCTCGAATatagaaaaaactgaaaaacgagaaaaaattgtttttttcttaggaCATTTTTGATTGTCGATTCCTTTGCGTCGTTATGGTTttgcctaattttttaaaagtcaaaGGCATAAAAGCCTTTGATATAACCATTAACTGAAAGGGCGCTTTTTTAGATCAACCTTCGGAAAGTTGCTTTTTTCACGCcatgaatttttcaaatttttttctttaggatGCTTTTTCTAACATAAGGACTACCTTTACTATTAATATGTTTACATCACTTGAAAGCTTGATCTCTTAGCTTGAAAAAGCAGTATTACTTATGACGCTCGGtaatatcgttgattgaatatttgatattcaatcaacggtaataTACAGAGTgcaacctttttaattttttcttaagaacCCTTTCAAAATTTCAgcattttaagaattttttaaaacttattttatgaCATAATCCACTACTTTCTACGTAGAGTAGCTTTTGCTCTACACTCTTTtgactttgacgcttaatactggtGAAAATACTGgtacgaaaaccattttttccttCAGATACCCGAAATCTATCTGGCTATAATTcactaaaaactatttttacttCAATGTTACCGGTTTACCGTAAAACGTAATTTTCTACGAAAAACCTCAAAAAATGAACATTAAGTATAGTCCAGCACCCAATGTAAAACCATAGTGAAGAGGTCCGACTCAAGAAAAGTAAATGGCGCGATTTGCTGGGTTGGATCGGAACCgactttttcattttgaaaatttgagaaaaatgtcaTAGTTTGAAACTTTGACATTTGTCAAAtagataaatatgaaaaaaatgccaaaatgaGATCGATCGTTACCTGCTACGTCTCCTAAACTGATACCTCAGTAAGTATAAAATTAAGTATTCAATAATACGTGGCCGTATTATTGAAAATTGCGTCTAAATATTtgccataattttttaataattcacgTCGTTGCACGGTTCACGTTATTCTATCAAGGTGAAAGCGTGTCATATCATACAGTAGGAttcagtaatattaaaatatagacGTTTCATATGAAGACAAATCTATAAATTCCCGGCAGTGCTTTTATGGTAAATGGAAATAATCTTgcagaatttattattaagcggatcaaaaaacaaaatggcgtcACGAGACGTTAGTGTAGTCGATTCTAGAAGTTAGTGATTCTGGGTTCGATTCCTTGTCGcgacattttattttttcttaacaaacgattgaacaattttagttaatatagtgaaaaaaattaagcaaaacaACGACCCCCGAAGCCTTATTCTAATATTTCAAAGGCTACTTTAGATACCGATCGGACTATAGCAAAATCATCGAATTTAACATACTAAAACAGCGGAACCGCCTTACAAAACCattaaataatgattatttttttattacatgatTGTCGGTGTaggaaaaaaatcagtttatttattgttattggaTTTGTAGCGGGTTCTAAATGCATACATATTAAGGTAAGACATTTGATTCATTTTACAATATTGTtgtcaaattattgaaaatggcGGCAAACTGAtgagaaattattattagataatcattgaataatagaaaagaaaataatgtattGCTGGGTTCACCCTATACACACTAATTAAAACCTCATTAATAATCCCAATCATTTATTATGCATTTTGGTGATTTTACGCTTGTTAGTGCACGAAGCAGTACAACAGTTTTTGTGATTGATAAACGCGTAATTGGTAAACTCGGGGTGAGAAAAAAGTTTCGAAACCGCGCGTCGTCAGCCCATAAAAATTGATTAGTTTCTGGCGTTATCTCTCCTTGTGGCATTTTCTgttattatttaacattacaataaacaattttatcgCGGAGTCTTACTCTTATAACATAGCCCGCGACAGTGTCACTTTTAACGTTGAGTCGTACGGAGTTAATTATTATCGGATGGACAAAATGTTTTCACGagtatgtataaatatttttttttataatttaattttttatttatgtgccACACACGTGAATCTGACCTTAGAAAGTCATATTTTATAACGTAAAATTGTCctccatttgttttttttgtttcggaCAAAATGGCCGCTATATCAAAAGAATTATTACTATACGACGCCATCTTGTTTTTGCGCaccatttgtttttatttacttttattaacaaaaaaataacttaaaatggCTTCAAGATATTCAAAAACACACACCGgcaattattgtaatttttttctggggTTATTTAcaatggaatttaaaaataagccgtAGTTAAAGTAGACTTTTTTCTTCGACAACATGACATCATCGTTTACTTATCAATCCAGATAGTTGTGTCCAATGAATAAAATACTTGAGGGGAATAAGgcctagctaagaaaaaaattgaataaagtgaaagactgtaatgttaatatttagtttaatacaccaaagtgcttataaggttatattaattttaacaaacttaaaaaaataatctctaaaaaaactagaaaacacaaaataaatattgtttggGGGGCTCCTTTTGGAAAGGACAAATAATAGGTATTGAAGGACCAGCGTGAACTTCACAcgcaaaagaaaataagaaaaagaaaacaattacaaatttaCGGCGTCAATAACGACTTACCTGACACTCGATGAATTGGTATATGTAGAACTGTAGATTAGATGGTTGGCCGGCCAGTTTTCTCAACACACACGCTATTCTATGTTTCGATGCGTATCGTACGATGGTACCGATCAAAAAGCCCGTCTCTCGCGGGAGGAAGCGTGCACCTGTCCAAGCCATCATTGACGCATGCACGCGGATATGGATTGTTAttggtcaattaaaataatcaatacttCTAACAAAATTGGCGGTGCATTCAAATACCCTTTAAATTTGCCAATTCCAAACATTCCGCCcaccaaaaaatacaattttttctcttaggcAACTTAAAAGGTCAAGTGTGTAATCACACCTGATAAGGATTTCCATAGCAAAACTcctcaataaacaacaaaataaaaatggttaacTAATTCAAATTATAATTTCATCCATTGGTAGAACAACACACAACcgagaaaataatgaaaaaaggaaaaaaaaaggaaataataaaataaacaaagaatggTCTCAAACTTATTGAGATGGCAAAGGACAAACCTTTATTAGAGGTCGGTCCAATAGTCCTTTCGTTGTACGAATTTGCACAACTCTGGGAACGTTATCGGGACTGGAGTAAATCCTTTCCAGCCTACCAATAAGCCAATTAAGAGGGGGTTGGTTA of the Anthonomus grandis grandis chromosome 3, icAntGran1.3, whole genome shotgun sequence genome contains:
- the LOC126734548 gene encoding O-acyltransferase like protein-like, giving the protein MNYHLVIFLIIFCYNGSCVKGAEVTGKQYASIPEVFFQDNFDNCMMREDEAFYCALTYEVEPIDKETPSETWEIIKNLSKKDTNYRHERIRRWICVPKFCSGINKTHNEDPKLREGLKRCYDAKFRKFGLNGTITEVDCVTNEPKYPFDSVDYFAAILFSSYIIFVLLATIYEGFARYKTPEVYQRLMGSRCGKFVAAFSITRNWIRLKTVNSTPEIERLRHIQGIRVYNTALVILCHTLLGFVGAPVANTRFTETMHLKNARVFFSSGPLCVATFFLISTFLLSTSIFDYMKEKTLNIKTILFIFVNRLFRLTPTVFAVVLFHATLLRHLGSGPNWHQFVTAEFLKCRKNGWLNILYINNWVDPQNMCLPVTWYLALDTQYFLATLFFLWFIKSYEKYAWYIIGSAVACNVIGTFIHNYYYDFTALVLPTPEAYFGIKDLFTNVQFHTQMCSLIGNTGAPLMGIAFGYYYHKNKHVRYYTTKARIAVWWLSTFVLGFGLVLIPGFIILNDSVEHDRFWASVYVGLSRAVFGFVIGTGLIGFTEGIGWLALRVVQWGPTYVLGRLSFSAYLIHMSIVLIRPSLARFPIHLSDFQVVLGFFGDLAIVYIASTLLTLCLEMPISELQKQLLNPKGLMDQSAKADEKKEEKND